One genomic segment of Myxococcales bacterium includes these proteins:
- a CDS encoding serine/threonine protein kinase produces MTRPSDGREHTNAPSSSEDDYRPEGPTARARERVGSTIVGRYRLDELLGVGGSAAVYAATELESGQRFAIKILHPELSARDDLVRRFLREGAIAKKLDHPGLVPIFEDGHTEDGAVFLVMEMLEGHTLERWATFEERLPIVESLRVAEEVLDLLAAAHDAGIVHRDIKPANLFRTRSGEIKVLDFGIARFFEGPNDGMQTQHGAGMGTPSFMPPEQARGRWNLVDGRTDVWAVGAVLFAVLSGEKPRIAETTHEELLLAMTQPVRSVLDAAPRLPPLVADVVDRALAFAMDDRFASARAMQAALRSAREILEDKSPASAPTRPDLLVIENAPESRSMVFVAPPPISDSDVDPVSLSAADLETRERPPLMVAPRPPAPHAKKPSTDRPPPLPAAARPREAAGVQAPPAPLPPAPGRPRGVDPATVPRSDVQSGGLSSLARSVVGFDAEHRYILVAAEGTNLIGLRLHRGIALWRHPIPDGPVWLAVFGRTVVVASGASLSTVDLVTGEVTLRSVLPRPVDPDDRVPNAPAIVWFQNPQPMLVARASGSTLLSIHAGHGTVVAERTFPSRVEMAAWHDVLLVLHGREGGKTLEILDPMTLATVAGPGRAPMPDAETVVSVTAEGPLLLVSGEKRGLFGSGSYVSVIDGRNMQEPVALRDKAIEPSVRPVLSGGGVIAVLRMPEGHALFAWPSGATAGTPLPQRKLVALAAMGQLVFTVLEDGTGSRELATIDATTLAPRFGYGPVVEAASLVAPAGLGAPPLAEHFVQRSESRVLVLAPTAPTHADVRCMALEVRAGTVISRL; encoded by the coding sequence ATGACTCGCCCGTCGGACGGTAGGGAGCATACCAACGCTCCCAGCTCATCCGAAGACGATTACCGCCCCGAGGGGCCGACGGCGCGCGCCCGCGAGCGCGTCGGCTCGACGATCGTCGGGCGTTACCGGCTCGACGAGCTGCTCGGCGTCGGCGGCAGCGCGGCCGTGTACGCGGCCACGGAGCTCGAGTCGGGTCAGCGCTTCGCCATCAAGATTCTCCACCCGGAGCTCTCCGCGCGCGACGATCTCGTGCGGCGCTTTCTGCGCGAAGGGGCCATCGCCAAGAAGCTCGATCACCCGGGCCTGGTGCCCATCTTCGAAGACGGACACACGGAAGACGGCGCTGTCTTCTTGGTGATGGAGATGCTCGAGGGCCACACGCTCGAGCGCTGGGCCACCTTCGAGGAGCGCCTCCCCATCGTCGAGAGCCTGCGCGTCGCCGAGGAGGTGCTCGATCTCCTCGCAGCGGCTCACGACGCGGGGATCGTTCACCGCGACATCAAGCCGGCCAACCTCTTTCGAACGCGCTCCGGTGAGATCAAGGTCCTCGATTTCGGCATCGCGCGCTTCTTCGAGGGCCCCAACGACGGCATGCAGACGCAACACGGCGCCGGCATGGGAACGCCGTCGTTCATGCCGCCGGAGCAGGCGCGCGGTCGCTGGAACCTCGTCGACGGGCGCACCGACGTCTGGGCCGTCGGCGCTGTGCTCTTTGCGGTCCTCTCGGGCGAGAAGCCGCGCATCGCCGAGACCACGCATGAGGAGCTCCTCCTCGCGATGACCCAACCGGTGCGCTCCGTTCTCGACGCGGCGCCGCGCCTCCCGCCGCTCGTCGCCGATGTCGTGGACCGCGCCCTCGCGTTCGCAATGGACGATCGCTTCGCCTCGGCGCGCGCCATGCAGGCGGCGCTCCGCTCGGCCCGCGAGATCCTCGAGGACAAGAGCCCCGCGTCGGCGCCGACGCGACCCGACCTGCTCGTCATCGAGAACGCGCCGGAATCGCGCTCCATGGTCTTCGTCGCGCCGCCCCCCATCTCCGACAGCGACGTCGATCCGGTGTCGCTCTCGGCGGCCGATCTCGAGACGCGCGAGCGGCCCCCGCTCATGGTCGCGCCAAGGCCGCCGGCGCCTCACGCGAAGAAGCCGTCAACCGATCGGCCGCCGCCCTTGCCCGCCGCGGCGCGCCCGCGCGAAGCCGCCGGCGTGCAAGCGCCGCCGGCGCCGCTGCCGCCCGCACCAGGCCGTCCGCGCGGCGTCGACCCCGCGACGGTGCCGCGTTCGGACGTTCAATCGGGCGGCCTGTCATCGCTCGCGCGCAGCGTCGTCGGCTTCGACGCGGAGCATCGCTACATCCTCGTGGCGGCGGAGGGCACGAACCTCATCGGCCTGCGCCTCCATCGGGGCATCGCGCTCTGGCGCCACCCGATCCCCGACGGACCGGTGTGGCTCGCGGTCTTTGGGCGCACCGTCGTGGTGGCGTCGGGGGCCTCGCTCTCCACCGTCGACCTGGTGACCGGCGAGGTCACGTTGCGGTCGGTCCTTCCCCGCCCCGTCGATCCCGACGATCGCGTGCCGAACGCGCCGGCCATCGTGTGGTTCCAGAACCCGCAACCGATGCTGGTGGCGCGCGCCAGCGGTTCGACGCTCCTCTCCATCCACGCAGGTCACGGGACAGTGGTTGCAGAGCGCACGTTTCCGTCGCGGGTCGAGATGGCCGCGTGGCACGACGTGCTCCTGGTGCTGCATGGCCGCGAGGGCGGAAAGACCCTCGAGATCTTGGACCCCATGACGTTGGCGACGGTCGCCGGGCCCGGCCGGGCGCCGATGCCCGACGCGGAGACCGTGGTCTCGGTCACCGCCGAAGGTCCCTTGCTCCTGGTGTCGGGAGAGAAGCGCGGCCTCTTCGGGAGCGGCAGCTACGTCAGCGTCATCGACGGTCGCAACATGCAAGAGCCCGTGGCGCTCCGCGACAAGGCCATCGAGCCGAGCGTGAGGCCGGTGCTCTCTGGCGGCGGTGTCATCGCGGTCCTCCGCATGCCGGAGGGGCATGCGCTCTTTGCCTGGCCCAGCGGAGCCACCGCCGGTACACCGCTCCCGCAGCGCAAGCTCGTGGCGCTCGCCGCCATGGGCCAGCTCGTCTTCACAGTCCTCGAAGACGGCACCGGCAGCCGTGAGCTCGCGACCATCGACGCGACCACGCTCGCGCCGCGCTTCGGCTACGGGCCGGTCGTTGAGGCAGCGTCACTCGTAGCGCCGGCGGGGCTCGGCGCGCCGCCGCTCGCGGAGCACTTCGTCCAGCGAAGCGAGTCCCGCGTCTTGGTGCTCGCGCCGACGGCGCCGACGCACGCGGACGTGCGCTGCATGGCGCTGGAAGTCCGCGCAGGTACAGTGATTTCAAGACTTTGA